A single region of the Nicotiana sylvestris chromosome 6, ASM39365v2, whole genome shotgun sequence genome encodes:
- the LOC104229262 gene encoding nucleoside diphosphate kinase 2, chloroplastic-like, whose protein sequence is MEGLTIVGANPFVSSLLRTPSSKISNFSCSLIMPNAVFPNHHLAALRPAFHLFSYAPKRHHRPPIFLPHLVASMEEVEQTYIMIKPDGVQRGLVGEIISRFERKGFKLTGLKLFQCPKELAEEHYKDLQSKPFFPKLIDYITSGPVVCMGWEGVGVVASARKLIGATNPLNAEPGTIRGDLAVQTGRNVVHGSDSPDNGKREIALWFKEGELCAWAAVQEPWLME, encoded by the exons ATGGAGGGTCTTACCATAGTTGGAGCAAAtccttttgtttcttctttaCTTCGTACACCCTCTTCCAAAATCTCCAACTTTTCCTGCAGTCTTATCATGCCAAACGCCGTCTTTCCGAACCACCACTTAGCCGCATTGCGACCAGCATTTCATCTTTTCTCTTATGCCCCCAAAAGGCACCATAGACCTCCTATTTTCCTACCCCATTTGGTTGCTTCCATG GAAGAAGTGGAGCAAACGTACATCATGATTAAGCCTGATGGAGTTCAAAGAGGCCTT GTTGGAGAAATTATTTCCAGATTTGAGAGAAAGGGGTTTAAGCTTACTGGATTAAAGCTTTTTCAGTGCCCCAAAGAATTGGCAGAG GAGCATTACAAGGACCTACAGTCCAAGCCATTCTTCCCCAAGCTGATTGACTACATTACATCTGGTCCTGTCGTCTGTATG GGTTGGGAGGGTGTTGGTGTTGTTGCTTCAGCACGTAAACTAATAGGAGCAACCAATCCTCTTAATGCTGAGCCAGGCACAATCAGAGGAGACCTTGCTGTTCAAACTGGAAG AAATGTGGTACATGGAAGTGATAGCCCTGACAATGGCAAGCGTGAAATAG CTCTTTGGTTTAAAGAAGGTGAATTATGTGCATGGGCAGCAGTTCAAGAACCTTGGTTGATGGAATAA